TCGATGTCAACCTGTGGACCTTTGATGTCGACATCAGGTGCTTTTATGTCTCCCTCTATCTTGGGTACTGACACATCCACATCACCTTTCAATTTGGGACCTTTCAGTTTGAAATCCACATCTGGCATGGAAAGTTTTGGTCCTGAAATGCTTGGCATGCTGAATTTGGGTCCTTTTAATTTGCCACTTGGACTCTCAATGTCAACATCCGGTCCTTGGATATCCAATTCAGGGGctttaatatcaatatcagctTTTGGGAGGCTGACATCAAGTTCTGGACCCTCCAGTTTTGGACCTTTAAATCCAAAGGAAGGAATTTTGAATTTAGGCATTTTGATTCCTCCTTTGTGGCCCTCCATGTCAACTTCTGGTCCTTCTATATCGACCTTGGGGGTTTTTATGTCTACATCAATCTTGCCTTTGGGAAGGTCTACATCAATATCTGGACCCTCCACTTTTGGACTTTTAATGTTCAATgatggcattttgaattttggcaaTTCAAATCCTCCTTTTGGTCCTTCAATGTCAACCTGTGGACCTTTGATGTCGACATCAGGTGCCTTTATTTCTCCCTCTATCTTTGGCACTGACACATCCACATCACCTTTCAGTCTAGGACCGCTCAGATTGAAATCCACGTCTGGCATGGAAAGTTTTGGTCCTGAAATGCTTGGCATGCTGAATTTGGGTCCTTTGAATTTACCACTTGGACTCTCTATGTCAACATCAGGTCCTTGGATATCCAATTCAGGGGctttaatatcaatatcagctTTC
The window above is part of the Plectropomus leopardus isolate mb unplaced genomic scaffold, YSFRI_Pleo_2.0 unplaced_scaffold6424, whole genome shotgun sequence genome. Proteins encoded here:
- the LOC121939870 gene encoding neuroblast differentiation-associated protein AHNAK-like is translated as MPSLNIKGPKVEGPDIDVDLPKGKIDVDINTPKVDIEGPEVDMEGHKGGIKMPKFKVPSFGFSGPKLEGPEVDVSLPKADIDIKAPELDIQGPDVDIESPSGKFKGPKFSMPSISGPKLSMPDVDFNLSGPRLKGDVDVSVPKIEGEIKAPDVDIKGPQVDIEGPKGGFELPKFKMPSLNIKSPKVEGPDIDVDLPKGKIDVDIKTPKVDIEGPEVDMEGHKGGIKMPKFKIPSFGFKGPKLEGPELDVSLPKADIDIKAPELDIQGPDVDIESPSGKLKGPKFSMPSISGPKLSMPDVDFKLKGPKLKGDVDVSVPKIEGDIKAPDVDIKGPQVDIEGPKGGFELPKFKMPSLNIKGPKVEGPDIDVDLPKGKIDVDIKTPKVDIEGPEVDMEGH